The Echinicola rosea genome has a segment encoding these proteins:
- a CDS encoding glycoside hydrolase family 10 protein, with amino-acid sequence MKRTIRFYGIIFLVLMMASCTGSKKVSQAPSPAPLPDDRAPEAPTVPDEPAVDASHPEALPMFTAPEREMRGVWIASVANIDWPTASTDSFEQQQRDFIKILDFYKQRNFNAVFVQIRAAGDAFYPSKLAPWSRYLTGKEGKAPATVMDPLKWMVQAAHERGMEFHAWLNPYRASFNLNVDELSPAHDYYQHPEWMVKYGSKLYYNPGLPAVRTHLTEIVKEVTRNYDVDGIHFDDYFYPYKINGIEFDDKKAFKKYNNDLSLADWRRSNVDQLIQAVSSVIKDEKPWVQFGVSPFGVWRNASVDPRGSATKAGHTNYDDLYADPMVWMKNGWVDYIAPQIYWSLDFPAASYKTLIKWWSDNAHGTKIYVGNASYKIRSDADNSWDSSFEIPNQVALARNTPGIKGNVFFRAKSMMGNNRDVANLLLQNNYTTPVLTPALQVSSGIMQNLLPAVESFHLADRGLQLKITNAYLSEAVVLFGLSPNGKWELIESQRTSASFDGETFAFDSFMIQNYPYLAVGLMGNYGEMSQMKVWKP; translated from the coding sequence ATGAAAAGAACGATCCGGTTTTACGGTATCATCTTCTTGGTACTGATGATGGCATCCTGCACGGGTTCCAAAAAAGTCAGCCAAGCACCATCCCCTGCGCCATTGCCTGATGATAGGGCTCCCGAAGCGCCCACTGTCCCTGATGAACCAGCTGTAGATGCGTCACATCCAGAGGCATTGCCGATGTTTACAGCACCCGAGCGGGAAATGAGGGGCGTATGGATCGCCTCAGTAGCCAATATCGACTGGCCTACCGCTAGTACGGACAGTTTCGAACAGCAGCAACGTGATTTTATCAAGATATTGGATTTCTATAAACAGCGAAATTTCAATGCGGTTTTCGTTCAGATAAGGGCTGCCGGGGATGCCTTTTACCCCAGCAAATTGGCTCCATGGTCGCGGTATTTGACGGGGAAGGAAGGTAAAGCTCCAGCCACCGTCATGGATCCATTGAAGTGGATGGTACAGGCCGCACATGAGCGAGGCATGGAATTTCACGCTTGGCTGAATCCCTACAGGGCTTCATTTAACCTGAATGTCGATGAGCTTAGCCCAGCCCATGACTATTATCAACATCCTGAGTGGATGGTAAAATACGGCAGCAAACTTTATTATAACCCCGGCCTTCCGGCGGTAAGGACACATTTGACAGAGATCGTCAAGGAAGTGACCAGAAACTATGATGTGGACGGGATCCATTTTGATGACTATTTTTATCCTTACAAAATCAATGGGATCGAATTTGATGATAAAAAGGCCTTTAAAAAGTACAACAACGACCTTTCCCTGGCTGATTGGCGGCGCAGCAATGTGGATCAGCTTATCCAGGCTGTCAGCAGTGTCATCAAAGACGAAAAACCTTGGGTACAATTTGGCGTGAGCCCTTTTGGCGTATGGCGAAATGCCTCGGTAGATCCCCGCGGTTCAGCGACCAAGGCCGGCCATACCAACTATGATGATCTCTATGCAGATCCAATGGTATGGATGAAAAATGGCTGGGTAGATTATATTGCACCACAAATCTACTGGAGCTTGGATTTCCCTGCGGCCTCTTACAAAACGCTGATCAAATGGTGGTCAGATAATGCCCATGGCACAAAAATATATGTGGGCAATGCCTCCTACAAAATCCGCAGCGATGCCGATAACAGCTGGGACAGCAGTTTTGAAATCCCCAACCAAGTAGCGCTGGCCCGAAACACCCCAGGCATCAAGGGAAATGTGTTTTTCAGGGCCAAGTCCATGATGGGCAATAACCGGGATGTGGCCAATTTATTACTCCAAAACAATTATACCACCCCTGTACTAACCCCCGCGCTCCAAGTGAGTTCCGGCATCATGCAAAACCTGCTGCCGGCAGTGGAGAGTTTCCACCTGGCAGACAGAGGACTGCAATTAAAAATCACCAATGCCTACTTGTCTGAGGCGGTGGTTCTTTTTGGCTTATCGCCAAATGGTAAATGGGAACTTATAGAAAGTCAGCGCACAAGCGCTTCATTTGATGGGGAAACTTTTGCCTTCGATAGCTTTATGATCCAAAACTATCCCTATCTCGCTGTCGGATTGATGGGTAATTACGGTGAAATGTCCCAAATGAAAGTCTGGAAGCCGTAG
- the pdhA gene encoding pyruvate dehydrogenase (acetyl-transferring) E1 component subunit alpha gives MAKKSSTTTKSKVKYSKETYTFWYESMLLMRRFEEKAGQLYGQQKIRGFCHLYIGQEACAAGAITALEKDDKWITAYRDHAHPLGLGTDPGAVMAELFGKATGTTKGKGGSMHIFDKERNFMGGHGIVGAQVPMGLGIGFAEKYKGTKNLCICHMGDGAVRQGAVHESFNLAMLYKVPVIFVIENNGYAMGTSVKRSSNVDDLSTLGESYDMPSFAVDGMNVEEVHEAVAEAAERARKGDGPTLLEVRTYRYKGHSMSDPQKYRTREEVEEYKAKDPIEQVKKTILDNKILSEDDIKEIDAKVKKQVADAVKFAEESPWPDGQKAFEDVYMQEDYPFVME, from the coding sequence ATGGCGAAAAAGAGTTCGACAACCACTAAATCCAAAGTAAAATACTCCAAAGAGACCTATACCTTTTGGTATGAGAGCATGTTGCTCATGAGGAGGTTTGAAGAAAAAGCTGGCCAACTGTACGGCCAACAAAAAATAAGAGGTTTTTGTCACTTGTATATAGGTCAGGAAGCTTGTGCTGCAGGTGCGATCACTGCCCTTGAAAAAGACGACAAGTGGATCACTGCTTACAGGGATCACGCCCATCCACTAGGTTTGGGAACTGACCCGGGAGCGGTGATGGCCGAATTATTCGGCAAAGCTACCGGAACCACCAAAGGAAAAGGCGGATCCATGCACATCTTTGACAAGGAACGCAACTTTATGGGAGGCCATGGCATCGTAGGTGCGCAGGTACCTATGGGGCTTGGGATTGGTTTTGCGGAAAAATACAAGGGCACCAAAAACCTTTGTATTTGCCATATGGGTGATGGTGCCGTACGACAAGGTGCCGTACACGAATCCTTTAATCTGGCCATGCTTTATAAAGTACCGGTAATTTTCGTGATAGAAAACAACGGTTATGCTATGGGTACATCCGTAAAGCGATCTTCCAATGTGGACGACCTGTCCACCCTCGGAGAATCTTACGACATGCCTTCTTTTGCAGTGGACGGCATGAATGTAGAGGAAGTACATGAGGCAGTTGCGGAAGCCGCCGAAAGGGCGAGAAAAGGTGATGGTCCTACACTATTGGAAGTAAGAACTTACCGGTACAAAGGCCACTCCATGTCCGATCCCCAGAAATACAGGACCCGTGAAGAGGTAGAAGAGTACAAAGCCAAAGATCCTATTGAGCAGGTGAAGAAAACCATTCTGGACAACAAGATCCTCAGCGAAGACGATATTAAAGAAATCGATGCCAAAGTGAAAAAACAAGTAGCCGATGCGGTGAAGTTTGCGGAGGAATCTCCATGGCCTGACGGTCAAAAGGCATTTGAAGATGTATATATGCAAGAGGATTATCCTTTTGTAATGGAATAA
- a CDS encoding phosphotransferase enzyme family protein: protein MVFHSTTDNVMTIIGQLLESYGHGTLDAKVSRYGSGHIHKTFLVDSPKAQFILQSFNQKVFPYPDRIAGNLQLVKDHLREDELDFELPLPMKTTKGSLFSEHGEHFYRLFPFVSGKCIDKVTNPEQAYLAARAFGGFIKGCSSIKLDGMQEVIEGFHDLALRYRQFENALKNTQLNLEGEVKEWVDFYKKQVLLVRKFKRFAETLPLRVTHNDTKINNVIYAQDFSKINAVIDLDTVMTGYVFYDFGDLVRTVACTEEEASTDWLNIDVDLGKYAALLKGFGEALNGELTDQEKESLPFGGEMMACIMGLRFLTDYLNGNIYYPISYPDQNLHRAKNQGLLLRALQSKREEIATLAEKELG from the coding sequence ATGGTTTTCCACAGCACTACAGACAACGTTATGACGATTATCGGTCAGCTTTTGGAAAGTTACGGCCATGGCACCTTGGATGCCAAAGTAAGCCGATATGGTTCTGGCCATATTCATAAAACTTTTTTGGTGGATAGCCCAAAAGCACAATTCATTCTACAGAGTTTTAATCAAAAAGTCTTTCCTTATCCTGACCGAATAGCCGGTAACCTACAATTGGTCAAGGATCACCTGCGGGAAGATGAATTGGACTTCGAGCTTCCGCTGCCCATGAAAACCACCAAAGGGTCGCTTTTTTCAGAGCATGGGGAGCACTTCTATAGGTTGTTTCCGTTTGTGTCTGGTAAGTGCATCGATAAGGTAACAAATCCCGAACAGGCGTATTTGGCTGCCCGTGCATTTGGCGGTTTTATCAAGGGGTGTTCTTCCATCAAATTAGATGGTATGCAAGAAGTAATTGAAGGATTTCACGATTTGGCCTTGCGTTACCGCCAGTTCGAAAATGCCTTGAAGAACACGCAACTAAACTTGGAAGGTGAGGTAAAAGAGTGGGTGGACTTCTATAAAAAGCAAGTCTTATTGGTTCGGAAATTTAAGCGCTTTGCCGAAACCCTTCCCCTCCGTGTCACCCACAACGACACCAAGATCAATAATGTCATTTATGCCCAAGACTTCAGTAAAATCAATGCGGTCATCGATCTGGATACGGTGATGACCGGATATGTATTCTATGACTTTGGGGATTTGGTGCGTACAGTGGCCTGTACAGAAGAGGAAGCATCTACCGATTGGCTCAATATAGATGTGGACCTGGGCAAGTACGCAGCCTTGCTCAAAGGTTTTGGAGAAGCATTAAACGGCGAACTGACCGACCAAGAAAAGGAGTCACTTCCATTTGGTGGGGAAATGATGGCCTGTATCATGGGCCTCCGCTTTCTCACAGACTACCTCAACGGCAATATTTACTACCCCATCAGTTACCCTGACCAAAACCTCCACCGGGCCAAAAACCAAGGCCTCTTGCTACGGGCTTTGCAAAGTAAGCGGGAGGAGATAGCAACATTGGCAGAGAAGGAGTTGGGCTGA
- a CDS encoding sodium:solute symporter family protein, which produces MNISPIDWGIIAAFFIISLLIGIFTSKTAGKSSKDFFLSGRNMPWWLLGVSMVATTFSADTPNLVTDIVRVNGVSGNWGWWCFLLTGMLTVFVYAKLWRRSEITTDLEFYELRYGGKPAAFLRGFRAIYLGVFFNIMIMATVSLAAIKIGGVMLGLTPVQTLLIASIVTVIYSSLGGLKGVLLTDFFQFFIAMAGAIGAAIYILDLPQIGSLENLLTHPNVSDKLSFFPDFSNMNEVIPMLLVPIAIQWWATWYPGAEPGGGGYIAQRMLSAKNEKNAIGATLFFNVAHYALRPWPWIIIALSSLIIFPEISDLQKAFPHMPADKLGNDLAYSAMLTYLPTGLIGIVLASLIAAVMSTLSTHLNWGSSYVVNDFYLRFVKPDASDKELVNVGRISTVVLMGLAALLALALSNALEAFNILLQIGAGTGLIFILRWFWWRINSYTEISAMIISFIVAIFFETINPKFNIINIPEGMEYLKLLYGVSITTATWLTVTLVTKPEKEEVLLSFYKKVKPAAYGWRKVLNKHPEVEAEQGQLPFEIGLMVTGSVAIYSALFAIGFWLYDNVLSASIASVISAIGFFILFKSWNKIKLF; this is translated from the coding sequence ATGAACATTTCTCCTATCGACTGGGGTATAATAGCTGCCTTTTTCATCATTTCGTTGCTGATAGGCATATTTACCTCCAAAACTGCCGGTAAAAGTTCTAAAGACTTCTTCTTATCAGGAAGAAACATGCCTTGGTGGCTCTTGGGCGTATCCATGGTCGCCACTACCTTCTCTGCTGACACTCCCAACCTGGTGACAGACATCGTCCGGGTCAATGGTGTGTCCGGTAACTGGGGATGGTGGTGCTTCCTCCTGACGGGTATGCTCACCGTATTTGTGTACGCTAAGCTCTGGCGAAGATCTGAGATCACCACGGACTTGGAGTTTTATGAACTCCGTTATGGCGGCAAGCCTGCTGCTTTCCTTCGTGGTTTTAGGGCCATTTATTTGGGCGTCTTTTTTAACATCATGATCATGGCCACCGTTTCACTGGCAGCCATTAAGATTGGTGGTGTCATGCTTGGATTGACTCCGGTGCAGACCTTGCTGATTGCTTCGATCGTGACGGTGATTTACAGCTCGCTGGGTGGACTAAAAGGGGTTTTGCTGACGGACTTCTTCCAGTTCTTTATCGCCATGGCCGGTGCTATTGGTGCGGCAATTTATATTCTTGATTTACCACAGATTGGTTCCCTCGAAAACCTATTGACCCACCCAAATGTCTCCGATAAGCTATCATTCTTCCCTGACTTCAGCAATATGAACGAAGTAATCCCCATGCTTTTGGTACCCATTGCCATCCAGTGGTGGGCTACTTGGTATCCAGGAGCTGAGCCAGGAGGTGGAGGATACATTGCACAGCGAATGCTCTCTGCGAAGAATGAAAAAAACGCCATTGGGGCAACGCTTTTCTTTAATGTAGCCCATTATGCGCTACGTCCCTGGCCGTGGATTATCATTGCACTTTCCTCATTGATCATCTTCCCAGAAATCAGTGATTTGCAAAAAGCCTTCCCGCATATGCCTGCTGACAAACTGGGCAATGACTTGGCTTACTCGGCCATGTTGACCTACTTGCCTACGGGCCTGATAGGGATTGTATTGGCCTCTTTGATCGCAGCCGTGATGTCCACGCTTTCCACCCATCTCAACTGGGGTTCCTCCTATGTCGTCAATGACTTCTATTTGCGCTTTGTGAAGCCTGATGCCTCAGATAAGGAGTTGGTAAATGTGGGAAGGATATCCACTGTCGTGTTAATGGGACTTGCTGCGCTTTTGGCATTGGCGCTTTCGAATGCACTTGAGGCCTTTAATATCCTGCTGCAGATCGGTGCCGGTACAGGGCTCATCTTTATCCTCAGGTGGTTTTGGTGGAGAATCAACTCTTACACGGAAATCTCTGCCATGATCATTTCCTTTATCGTGGCCATTTTCTTTGAGACCATTAACCCTAAATTCAATATTATCAATATCCCTGAAGGCATGGAATACCTCAAGCTGCTTTACGGGGTGAGTATTACCACCGCTACTTGGCTGACGGTGACCTTGGTGACCAAACCCGAGAAAGAGGAGGTACTCCTTTCTTTTTACAAAAAAGTTAAGCCTGCAGCCTACGGATGGCGAAAAGTACTGAACAAGCACCCTGAGGTAGAGGCTGAGCAGGGCCAATTGCCTTTTGAAATCGGGCTGATGGTGACCGGTTCTGTAGCGATTTATTCTGCCTTGTTTGCCATTGGCTTTTGGCTTTATGACAATGTACTTTCTGCAAGCATCGCATCAGTCATCAGTGCCATTGGCTTCTTTATCCTCTTTAAAAGCTGGAACAAAATCAAGCTGTTTTAA
- a CDS encoding SusD/RagB family nutrient-binding outer membrane lipoprotein: MNILHKTTLVGLMTSLTLGACTSNFEEMNTNPNLIGKDDASARYFLTELMIRPYIPARYNYWRANLLHTDRYAGHFTLGQNGNWWSDELGYSYNVAYTDAAWDHYNGLLGTVKQLLEFTAPGGAFENELTHAVVLILKSHYFQLYTDTFGMIPYSEVFTDENVSLPKFDAQMDIYKGIIADLDAAMAAIGDNTSTGDALEDLGDNDVIYGGDLQKWKRFANTLKLKMAMRAQGAEGDDFSQAAINEALGAPLLSEGESALIEKDLEISQWDYSTYADVWHNFGVGSDWVLGRELIDYLRDNNDPRLAQYANPAEGGEFTLTRPEESEDAEGYNLFPKRTNFLRELFDESEAEYTWDDQGDAIVVTMPENTNFIGQPVRLSGEMSSLLQFGFFSKPSDLVIQQKNQGGTSTPETVLLSAEAYFLQAEAVLKGIGSGDAQEMYQMGIREAMRVWAVDDAAIDAFLAAEPIAQLDGTVDENLEKVAIQRWIAHYTDGYEAWAIVRDTGYPASLAAGVSDYDLYGPGTITAGAYPQRLRYGSSLQASNPENYQDAIDMQGADMQGTKLWWAK, from the coding sequence ATGAATATTTTACATAAAACAACATTAGTGGGACTGATGACATCCTTGACTTTGGGAGCTTGTACCTCCAATTTCGAGGAGATGAATACTAATCCCAACCTGATCGGCAAGGATGATGCCAGCGCACGGTATTTCCTCACCGAATTGATGATCAGGCCATACATTCCGGCCAGATACAATTATTGGAGGGCAAATTTGCTGCATACAGACCGGTATGCCGGCCATTTTACCTTAGGACAGAATGGTAACTGGTGGAGTGATGAACTGGGCTACTCGTATAACGTGGCTTATACGGATGCTGCTTGGGATCATTATAATGGCCTATTGGGTACGGTCAAGCAGTTGCTGGAGTTTACGGCACCAGGTGGTGCTTTTGAAAATGAGCTCACCCATGCGGTGGTGCTGATCTTGAAGAGCCACTATTTTCAGCTATATACTGATACTTTTGGGATGATCCCTTACAGTGAGGTTTTTACAGATGAAAATGTTTCTTTGCCAAAATTTGATGCGCAAATGGACATTTATAAAGGCATCATCGCAGACCTTGACGCAGCCATGGCGGCCATCGGTGACAATACCAGCACGGGTGATGCCCTGGAAGACCTTGGTGACAATGATGTCATCTATGGTGGTGATCTTCAGAAATGGAAAAGATTTGCCAATACCCTGAAACTGAAAATGGCCATGAGGGCGCAAGGGGCAGAAGGCGATGACTTCAGCCAAGCAGCTATCAATGAAGCCCTAGGAGCTCCTCTTCTTTCAGAAGGAGAAAGTGCCTTGATCGAAAAGGACCTGGAAATCTCCCAGTGGGATTACTCTACCTATGCTGATGTGTGGCATAATTTCGGAGTAGGTTCTGATTGGGTGCTGGGACGTGAATTGATCGATTACCTCAGGGACAATAATGACCCGCGATTGGCACAGTATGCCAATCCTGCTGAAGGAGGGGAATTTACCCTTACACGTCCAGAGGAGTCTGAGGATGCGGAAGGATATAACCTGTTCCCTAAACGGACCAATTTTCTCAGGGAGCTTTTTGATGAATCAGAGGCTGAATATACCTGGGATGATCAAGGTGACGCCATCGTGGTCACCATGCCCGAAAACACCAATTTCATCGGCCAACCTGTAAGGCTCAGTGGTGAAATGTCTTCTTTGCTGCAGTTTGGGTTTTTCAGCAAACCAAGTGATCTGGTGATCCAGCAGAAAAACCAAGGCGGTACTTCCACGCCCGAGACGGTATTACTTTCTGCGGAAGCTTATTTCCTACAGGCCGAAGCAGTACTTAAAGGTATCGGCTCCGGTGATGCACAGGAAATGTACCAAATGGGCATCAGAGAAGCGATGAGGGTTTGGGCAGTAGATGATGCTGCTATTGATGCTTTTCTTGCAGCCGAACCGATCGCGCAGCTGGACGGTACTGTGGATGAAAATCTCGAAAAAGTCGCTATACAACGATGGATTGCTCATTATACAGATGGTTATGAAGCTTGGGCAATTGTAAGGGATACGGGATATCCGGCTTCCTTGGCTGCCGGAGTGAGTGACTATGACCTTTACGGACCAGGTACCATTACAGCTGGTGCCTATCCTCAGCGTCTCCGCTATGGAAGTAGCCTTCAGGCTTCCAATCCGGAAAATTACCAAGACGCAATAGATATGCAAGGTGCTGACATGCAAGGAACCAAGCTATGGTGGGCTAAATAA
- the gldD gene encoding gliding motility lipoprotein GldD: MRNSLIFGIVFLALTACGKGDYLPRPKGYNRIDLPERAFVSLQDNYPYQFERSIHSKVEADTFNLAEENWINLAYQSLGAKVHLTYKAINGNEARLRDILDDAFKLTAKHQIKAYSIDEAVTRTPRGYVGVVAELSGEVPTQFQFFVTDSTQNFLRGALYFNTAVKNDSLAPVIEYIKEDMAHLMNTLEFKN; encoded by the coding sequence ATGAGAAACAGCTTGATTTTCGGTATCGTCTTCTTAGCATTGACCGCCTGTGGAAAAGGAGACTATCTGCCAAGACCAAAAGGATACAACCGCATTGACCTTCCCGAACGAGCTTTTGTTTCGCTTCAGGATAATTACCCGTACCAATTTGAACGATCAATTCACAGTAAGGTAGAGGCGGACACCTTTAACCTGGCCGAAGAAAACTGGATCAATTTGGCTTATCAGTCGTTGGGAGCAAAGGTCCACCTGACATACAAAGCGATCAACGGAAATGAAGCCAGGCTCAGGGATATTCTGGATGATGCATTTAAGCTGACTGCAAAACACCAAATCAAAGCCTACAGCATCGATGAAGCCGTGACCCGAACGCCAAGGGGCTATGTCGGTGTGGTGGCCGAGCTCAGTGGGGAAGTACCTACACAGTTTCAGTTTTTTGTCACCGATTCCACCCAAAATTTTCTAAGAGGGGCATTGTACTTTAACACAGCAGTCAAAAACGACAGCTTGGCTCCCGTAATCGAATACATCAAAGAAGACATGGCCCACCTGATGAACACCTTGGAATTTAAAAATTAA
- a CDS encoding glycoside hydrolase family 43 protein, with amino-acid sequence MNLVKIALAMVLAIACTENLIGQELQFDNPIAEQRADPWVYKADDGTYYLIATVPDYDRIVLRKASTIDGLKTAEEKTLWTKHEKGVMGHHIWAPELHKVDGKWYIYFAAGEAENIWNIRMWALSNDAKDPMEGDWKEEGQIKTDIESFSLDATTFEHKGKRYMIWAQNVRGGEHGTALVMSEMKDATTLTGPEVVLTEPEFSWERIKYNVNEGPAVIKHDGKIFVTYSASATNDNYCVGLLWIDEAADLLEKANWNKSPGPVFYSNADVKRFGPGHNSFTVAEDGKTPIMIYHTRDYREIQGPELSDPNRATRARVVKWTPSGFPDFMQKVGD; translated from the coding sequence ATGAACCTCGTTAAAATAGCCCTAGCAATGGTTTTGGCCATTGCCTGTACCGAAAATCTCATCGGACAAGAACTTCAATTTGACAACCCCATTGCTGAGCAGCGTGCTGATCCATGGGTGTATAAGGCAGATGATGGCACCTATTATCTCATCGCCACAGTTCCGGATTACGACCGTATCGTCCTCAGAAAAGCCAGTACCATCGATGGCCTAAAGACCGCTGAAGAGAAAACGCTATGGACCAAGCACGAAAAAGGGGTGATGGGACACCATATCTGGGCTCCTGAGCTTCACAAGGTGGACGGTAAGTGGTACATTTATTTTGCTGCCGGTGAAGCAGAAAACATCTGGAACATCCGCATGTGGGCCCTGTCCAATGATGCAAAAGATCCCATGGAAGGCGATTGGAAAGAGGAGGGCCAGATCAAAACGGATATCGAGTCCTTTTCCTTGGACGCCACCACATTTGAGCACAAAGGCAAGCGGTACATGATTTGGGCGCAGAACGTCCGTGGAGGCGAACATGGCACCGCGCTAGTCATGTCCGAAATGAAAGACGCCACCACTCTGACAGGTCCAGAAGTGGTTTTGACTGAGCCGGAATTCAGCTGGGAAAGGATAAAATACAATGTCAATGAAGGCCCCGCAGTGATCAAACATGACGGTAAAATCTTCGTCACCTACTCGGCCAGTGCCACAAATGACAATTATTGCGTCGGTTTATTATGGATCGATGAAGCTGCAGATCTCCTCGAAAAGGCAAATTGGAACAAATCACCGGGCCCAGTCTTTTATAGCAATGCTGATGTAAAACGTTTTGGTCCCGGCCATAATTCTTTTACGGTAGCAGAAGATGGCAAAACACCCATCATGATCTATCATACCCGTGATTACCGGGAGATCCAAGGTCCTGAGCTTTCAGACCCAAACCGAGCTACCCGAGCAAGGGTCGTGAAGTGGACACCAAGTGGTTTTCCCGATTTCATGCAGAAAGTAGGGGACTAA
- a CDS encoding DinB family protein, protein MIKIFKPIVLSLGLMLSGFYVNAQTNQEEFSSKWNTMKGYTVEILEAMPDDKLDFKPVDDVMSFREMVMHIAGANIMMANNFLREGEAGVDLEKEDMSKAELKEAVEKSFDFVAETVASLTDAELAEEVEVFGGNKITRRQVENLIDTHGIHHRGNLIVYLRLNGIEPPAFRAW, encoded by the coding sequence ATGATCAAAATTTTCAAACCCATTGTATTATCACTTGGCTTAATGCTGAGCGGTTTTTATGTAAATGCCCAAACCAACCAAGAGGAGTTTTCCTCTAAATGGAACACCATGAAAGGATATACAGTAGAAATCCTAGAAGCCATGCCTGATGACAAACTCGACTTCAAGCCAGTGGATGATGTCATGAGCTTTCGTGAAATGGTCATGCACATTGCCGGTGCCAATATTATGATGGCCAATAACTTTCTTAGAGAAGGTGAAGCAGGTGTGGACTTGGAGAAAGAAGACATGAGCAAAGCTGAACTAAAAGAGGCTGTTGAGAAATCATTTGATTTTGTAGCCGAGACAGTTGCTTCCCTGACGGATGCGGAGCTTGCTGAAGAAGTGGAAGTTTTCGGTGGAAATAAAATCACACGCAGACAAGTAGAAAACCTCATCGATACCCATGGTATCCACCACAGAGGAAACCTCATCGTTTACCTTAGGCTCAATGGCATAGAGCCACCAGCTTTCAGGGCTTGGTAA